In Sporosarcina luteola, a single window of DNA contains:
- a CDS encoding FAD-dependent oxidoreductase, with the protein MYNSLWLKTAYPRDSYPALDKDLSCDVCIIGGGLSGIANAYFLAKEGKDVILLEKDEILCGATGNSTGKLTVQHDVVYADLIKQFGRENAKVYYEVNRQAALFGRTFAEGDELRNADSILFAQSKYGTERLRDEKKAYDDIGIIGELSRNSELPLKTELMLTVKDETQIHPVRFGQHLAKMAVQAGARIFENSDVRLMDLKKRLLYTNSENEVRFNELVLCTHYPIEALRGLQILKLIVGRSYIVSAPANMPLTGQYISVDNPKRSVRTAYIDGKTHFLLSGEGHQAGMEKETQVHYETLSSELGDVYQLDAMKYGWSAQDPQTPDLIPYAGCISTSMPYVYLNTGFRKWGLSNSLASARIISDQIVGRQNRAASLYAPDRTGFGSFLVQALKNTGLVLKEFTGGHISRTNSPVCTHMGCRTRWNEADQTWDCPCHGSRFRRDGSVLEGPATKPLDLG; encoded by the coding sequence ATGTACAATTCACTATGGCTAAAGACTGCTTACCCGCGGGATTCATACCCCGCTTTGGATAAAGACCTATCATGTGATGTTTGCATTATTGGAGGAGGGTTGAGCGGAATTGCAAACGCCTATTTTCTAGCGAAAGAAGGAAAAGACGTCATCCTGCTTGAGAAAGACGAAATCCTGTGCGGGGCTACAGGCAATTCGACTGGAAAACTGACCGTGCAGCATGACGTCGTCTATGCAGACTTGATCAAGCAGTTCGGACGTGAAAATGCAAAGGTTTATTATGAAGTGAACCGGCAAGCTGCCCTGTTCGGACGAACTTTTGCAGAAGGGGACGAGTTACGGAATGCAGATTCCATCCTTTTTGCACAGTCCAAATATGGAACCGAACGGCTTCGGGATGAAAAAAAGGCGTATGACGACATCGGAATTATAGGGGAACTTAGCAGGAATAGCGAGCTTCCTTTGAAAACCGAACTGATGTTGACGGTGAAAGACGAAACACAGATCCATCCCGTACGGTTCGGGCAACATTTAGCAAAAATGGCCGTTCAAGCAGGAGCCCGCATATTCGAAAATTCGGATGTCCGGCTCATGGATTTGAAAAAACGGCTGCTTTACACAAATTCTGAAAACGAAGTTCGATTCAATGAACTTGTTCTATGCACCCATTATCCAATAGAGGCGCTGAGGGGATTGCAGATTCTGAAATTGATCGTCGGCCGTTCCTATATCGTTTCCGCCCCAGCGAATATGCCGTTAACCGGGCAGTATATTTCGGTCGACAATCCGAAGCGCTCGGTTAGGACTGCCTATATCGATGGAAAAACACATTTCCTCTTATCCGGCGAGGGGCATCAGGCCGGAATGGAAAAAGAGACGCAAGTGCATTATGAAACATTGTCCTCCGAATTGGGGGATGTCTATCAGCTTGACGCGATGAAATATGGGTGGTCTGCACAGGATCCGCAGACACCTGACCTCATTCCATATGCAGGATGCATTTCGACGAGCATGCCATATGTCTATTTAAATACGGGGTTTAGGAAATGGGGACTTTCCAATTCGCTTGCCAGTGCGCGTATTATCAGCGACCAGATTGTCGGCCGGCAGAACAGGGCCGCTTCGCTCTATGCTCCCGACCGTACAGGCTTCGGCTCGTTCCTCGTTCAAGCTTTGAAGAATACGGGGCTTGTGCTGAAAGAATTCACTGGCGGCCATATTTCAAGGACCAACTCCCCTGTGTGCACTCATATGGGGTGCAGGACGCGATGGAATGAAGCCGACCAGACGTGGGATTGTCCATGCCATGGATCCCGTTTCCGGAGGGATGGCTCCGTCCTCGAAGGCCCTGCAACGAAGCCATTGGATTTGGGCTAA
- a CDS encoding RrF2 family transcriptional regulator has translation MRLTLYTDYSLRVLMYLGTKETGELSTIQEISDRYNISKNHLTKVVHELGKMGLIATVRGRGGGIRLNVRPEEIIVGELVRKTEDDFYLVECFREDGNQCILSSACRLKGALHEALAAYLAVLDKYTIADFLVNKEELAAILLGDPL, from the coding sequence ATGCGGTTAACATTATATACAGATTATTCCCTGAGGGTGTTAATGTATTTAGGTACAAAGGAAACTGGGGAGTTGTCGACAATACAGGAGATATCGGATCGGTACAATATATCGAAAAACCATTTGACAAAGGTCGTCCACGAATTAGGGAAGATGGGGCTTATCGCAACCGTGCGAGGACGAGGCGGCGGTATTCGTCTGAACGTAAGGCCAGAAGAAATAATTGTTGGGGAGCTCGTGCGGAAAACGGAGGATGATTTTTATCTTGTCGAATGTTTCCGTGAGGATGGCAATCAGTGCATCCTTTCTTCTGCATGCAGATTGAAGGGCGCATTGCATGAAGCACTCGCCGCATATTTGGCGGTGTTGGACAAGTACACGATTGCCGATTTTTTAGTGAATAAAGAAGAACTGGCAGCAATTTTGTTAGGCGACCCTTTATGA
- a CDS encoding manganese-dependent inorganic pyrophosphatase: MGKVLVFGHKNPDTDSITSAISYAYLKQQLGMDAEAVRLGSISGETAYALSQFGFEAPRLIEKAAPEAQQVILVDHNEKQQSVDDLDEVQVIEVVDHHRIANFQTADPLYYRAEPVGCTATILKKLYKENGVDIPKDIAGLMLSAIISDSLLFKSPTFMEEDRAAAEELAAIAEVDAQVYGLEMLKAGADLSGKSLEELVSLDAKEFTIGNAKIEIAQVNAIEVNDVMSRQAEVEVLLNSIIEEKGLDLFLFVVTDILNNDSTVIALGKSAERACAAFNVALTNNTATFKGVVSRKKQIVPVLTEALK; encoded by the coding sequence ATGGGGAAAGTATTAGTATTTGGACATAAAAACCCTGATACCGATTCGATTACGTCGGCGATCAGCTATGCTTATTTGAAACAACAGCTTGGAATGGATGCGGAAGCTGTGCGTCTTGGCTCCATTTCAGGTGAAACTGCTTACGCGCTAAGTCAATTCGGTTTTGAAGCTCCGCGATTGATTGAAAAAGCGGCACCGGAAGCACAGCAAGTCATCCTTGTCGACCATAATGAAAAGCAGCAGAGCGTCGATGATCTGGACGAGGTGCAAGTCATCGAAGTTGTGGATCATCACCGGATTGCTAATTTCCAGACGGCAGATCCGCTCTATTACCGTGCTGAACCAGTTGGTTGCACGGCGACCATTTTGAAAAAGCTTTATAAGGAAAATGGCGTCGACATTCCAAAGGATATTGCGGGACTCATGCTTTCGGCAATCATTTCCGATTCACTGCTTTTTAAATCGCCGACATTTATGGAAGAGGATCGCGCAGCGGCTGAAGAATTGGCTGCGATTGCAGAAGTGGATGCGCAAGTGTATGGTCTTGAAATGCTAAAGGCGGGCGCAGATTTGAGCGGAAAGTCGCTTGAAGAACTTGTTTCGCTTGATGCAAAGGAATTCACGATCGGCAATGCGAAAATTGAAATCGCGCAAGTGAACGCAATTGAAGTCAATGATGTCATGAGCCGCCAAGCTGAAGTGGAAGTTCTATTGAACAGCATCATCGAAGAAAAAGGGTTGGACTTGTTCCTGTTCGTCGTAACGGACATCCTGAACAATGATTCGACTGTCATTGCGCTCGGTAAATCCGCTGAACGCGCTTGTGCTGCATTCAACGTCGCTTTGACGAACAATACGGCTACCTTCAAAGGTGTCGTCTCCAGGAAGAAGCAAATTGTACCTGTTTTAACAGAAGCATTGAAATGA